The Metallosphaera hakonensis JCM 8857 = DSM 7519 genome includes the window CTACTATTCCAATTACTAAACCCTTGTTCATGTTCTCTGGTTAACATTGATATTGCTATATATAAATATTTTCCAGTTTCCATATTATGTTTTAAGGCTGAGGAACTAGGGATCTCTCATGCTATTCGATGCCCACTGTCACTGCTCTGAATTGGGCAGGAAATACGACGTGTTCGTGGCAGCAGTCTCCATGGATCTAAGGACGTCGCTTGCTACCCTTAACATGGAGGGGAAAATGCTCAAGGGCGTAGGGATTCATCCCTGGAACGCGGGAAACGGGGAGCTGGAGAAGGTAAAGGAACTCGTGGAGAGAGCGGACTTCATCGGGGAGGTTGGGCTCGATTACAGGTTGTCCAAGGCAAGTAAGGAAGTTCAGATAAGATACTTCGAGGAGTTCCTAATACCGGATAAGACGGTGAATATTCACGCCCTTGATGCGTGGGAGGAAGCCTTCAACCTAGCCCTCAAACATGGGGTCAAGAGGGCCATATTCCATTGGTATACAGGCCCACTACACCTTCTTAAGGACATTGAGGGAGCAGGCTACTTCATCACCGTGAACCCATCGGTGACCTTCCAGGAGAAGCACCAGAGGGTAGTGGACGCCTCCCCCCTGGAGATAATCCTAACTGAGAGTGATGGAGGTTACGTCTACAAGGGTAGAATCCTGGAGCCTTCCATGGTGAATGAGGTCATAGAGTTCCTTGCAAATAGGAAGGGGATAGATAGAAAGGAAGTGGAGAAAATAGTGGAAAGGAACTTCAGGAAGGGGTTTGGACTTAATTGAATTTCCACGAGTTCGTCTAATTCTTAATGCTTGGGTTTTATTGGACGAGAACGGGTCCATCTTCGCCTCTTTAGCGTTAGTGTTTCTGATAAGTTCTTAGCTAGCAACCAGAAGTGCTTAGGATAAATATTCACTGGAAATACTAGTGAAGATAGAAACTTACAGCCGTTTGGGGATACAGGAAGTCCAGATACCCTGAACATTTCATTACAAATCTCTTCTGGACAATCCTAATATACTCTAGTTAGAAAGTTGACCCATGCTTGCCGTAGTTACTGGAGCATCCAAGGGTATTGGAAAGGCTACGGTGAACCTCTTGAAGGCTGAGGGCTACGAAGTTGTAGCCACTTCTAGATCGGAACCAGAGGTCGGAGATCACAGGTTCAGATTAGACGTATCCAATAGGGCTGAAGTTGAGGCAATCATGGGGAAAATCAAGAGCGAGATAGGTCCCATAGACGTGGTAGTGAACAACGCTGGATTTGGTATATATGGCTCGTTCCTTGAGACCTCAATTGAGGAAGAGGAGTACATGATCAAGACCAACTTCCTTGGACCCATATATGTTTGTAAGACGGTGTATCCGGACATGGTAAAGAGAAGGTCGGGCTCCATAGTCAATGTTGTATCCGAGGCCGCATATGTTAACTCCCCTGTGCTATTGGTTTACTCCTCAACAAAAGCGGGATTGGCCAGCTTTACCAATGGACTCTGGGTCGAGGCTAGGAAATACGGGGTGAAGGTGTCTGGAATCTACCCCGGCCCAGTTAAGACTAATTTCTCCTCTCACCCATCGTTCAAGGGCAGGGAGATAACACCAAAGTACGCTGTTGAGCCTGAACGAGTTGCGAAGGCCATCCTCAAGGGAATAAGAACGGGGAAGAGGGAAATCTACGTTCCATCGAAACTCCTGTTGGACCCATACTTCCTTAAACTAACCAACGTGATGCAGGAGTTTACCTATAGGATAGTGGACAAATTCTCACTCTAGAAGAGGAGGGTTCAAAATGTCTAAAACACCCTCGTGACACGCTATGGATGACTCTTACAATTTTGTGTATGGGGCTAATGCGTTCCTCTATGTTGATTTCAGTGGGAGCTTAAGACCTAGTCTCTTTTCGAGAGCCCTATATAGATGTGTAAGAGACTT containing:
- a CDS encoding TatD family hydrolase is translated as MLFDAHCHCSELGRKYDVFVAAVSMDLRTSLATLNMEGKMLKGVGIHPWNAGNGELEKVKELVERADFIGEVGLDYRLSKASKEVQIRYFEEFLIPDKTVNIHALDAWEEAFNLALKHGVKRAIFHWYTGPLHLLKDIEGAGYFITVNPSVTFQEKHQRVVDASPLEIILTESDGGYVYKGRILEPSMVNEVIEFLANRKGIDRKEVEKIVERNFRKGFGLN
- a CDS encoding SDR family NAD(P)-dependent oxidoreductase, yielding MLAVVTGASKGIGKATVNLLKAEGYEVVATSRSEPEVGDHRFRLDVSNRAEVEAIMGKIKSEIGPIDVVVNNAGFGIYGSFLETSIEEEEYMIKTNFLGPIYVCKTVYPDMVKRRSGSIVNVVSEAAYVNSPVLLVYSSTKAGLASFTNGLWVEARKYGVKVSGIYPGPVKTNFSSHPSFKGREITPKYAVEPERVAKAILKGIRTGKREIYVPSKLLLDPYFLKLTNVMQEFTYRIVDKFSL